From candidate division KSB1 bacterium, the proteins below share one genomic window:
- a CDS encoding response regulator: protein MKFRISIIEPDMNARNVLNNVLKESGFEVFSYADGETALEKWKTVKPHLAIFEWSLKGYSSSKLCREINIHYPEMPFYILSDIRDMNVKLEALQAGALDFLTKPFDREMLLAKINTALRIYSSNSRDSKVNGSSDNKSKPSFVEYLITKKIKTIKPAPDGQSKFGFSYKLLSKWDNKELNPEQQIEFLEKVEKDGWLVKRIYDMVKTCPTCSSYQINIRTVCPDCHSPIFTQDIQFKNSESNSFNSGISHFNRCERCQSEFKHGLSFARCWSCETEFKEEEANAQIIYSFSLKPGIVPDKPDDNALQMILNENGLQTLDGCIFEDFLRLEKHQHHLAQKPYAVLHLRFSTMNQAENNSENKKKINHVVLMVKKLMQPQDAAFCKAPNELILFFSYTEPQVAEARAARINSYLNKLELDSFVQLDLTIHNYSNVLDILEREIETV from the coding sequence ATGAAATTCAGGATTAGCATAATTGAACCGGATATGAATGCCAGAAATGTTCTGAATAACGTTTTGAAGGAATCTGGGTTCGAAGTCTTCTCCTATGCTGATGGTGAAACTGCTTTGGAGAAATGGAAGACAGTAAAGCCTCATCTTGCAATTTTTGAGTGGAGCTTAAAAGGTTATTCAAGTTCTAAATTATGCCGGGAAATCAACATTCATTATCCCGAAATGCCGTTCTATATTTTATCCGATATTCGTGATATGAATGTCAAGCTTGAAGCATTGCAAGCAGGCGCTTTGGACTTCCTGACAAAGCCATTTGACCGGGAGATGTTATTGGCAAAAATTAATACAGCTTTACGGATTTATAGTTCCAATTCCAGAGATTCCAAAGTTAATGGATCAAGTGATAACAAGAGCAAGCCTTCATTTGTTGAGTATTTGATTACAAAGAAAATTAAAACAATTAAACCGGCGCCGGATGGACAATCAAAGTTTGGGTTTTCTTATAAACTGCTTTCGAAATGGGATAATAAGGAACTAAATCCCGAACAACAAATCGAATTTCTAGAAAAAGTGGAAAAAGATGGATGGTTAGTGAAACGAATTTATGACATGGTTAAGACCTGTCCTACATGCAGCTCTTATCAAATAAATATTAGAACCGTTTGCCCTGACTGCCATTCTCCTATATTCACCCAGGACATACAATTTAAGAACTCTGAAAGCAATTCATTTAATAGTGGAATTTCTCATTTTAACAGATGTGAAAGATGCCAATCTGAATTTAAGCATGGATTGTCTTTCGCACGCTGTTGGTCATGTGAAACGGAATTTAAAGAGGAAGAGGCCAACGCCCAAATTATTTATTCATTTTCATTGAAGCCTGGAATTGTTCCGGATAAACCGGACGATAATGCATTGCAGATGATTCTAAATGAAAATGGATTACAAACATTGGACGGTTGTATTTTTGAGGATTTTTTAAGATTGGAAAAGCACCAGCATCATTTGGCTCAAAAACCTTATGCTGTGCTTCATCTCCGCTTTTCGACGATGAATCAAGCTGAAAATAATTCTGAAAACAAAAAGAAAATTAACCATGTTGTTTTAATGGTAAAAAAATTAATGCAACCCCAGGATGCGGCGTTTTGTAAAGCCCCAAATGAACTCATCCTTTTCTTTTCCTACACGGAACCCCAAGTTGCAGAAGCCAGGGCAGCGAGAATCAATTCTTACTTAAATAAATTAGAGTTGGATTCCTTTGTGCAATTGGACTTAACCATCCACAACTATTCTAATGTTTTGGATATCTTGGAACGAGAAATCGAAACAGTCTAA
- a CDS encoding HAMP domain-containing histidine kinase yields the protein MKEAGHKKKTDNKNSKSSNADMLVEELFRNYNVSTELIKKSTDLDELLDTILKEYNDRFDEIPGVDLVNVDQLDDKCLVKEKLRSFVMFASHAIVLKENAEVFHNLEESNKNLYKAKIKLEKQNNLLEQMNQQYLNMLGFVSHELRNPLISILGFAELLDEELLGELKTEQKKAVSVIIRSSRLLIEMIKNYLDLANIEQGDLVIDKKRFDLHKDILSFVLEEMTEQYNRKELNVWVETDLDSIVVDCDSGLMRVVFNNLLSNAVKYSNQGGNVVVEMVRKEDNFEISVLNTGQGVKRNQLKNLFKKFTRIESENQLGMKSSGLGLYNAKHIIKKHGGSIWVDTEYGKYFKVSFSLPVCLEAMNPIIARQAVG from the coding sequence ATGAAAGAAGCAGGACATAAAAAAAAAACTGACAATAAAAATTCCAAATCATCGAACGCTGACATGCTGGTCGAAGAATTGTTCCGGAATTACAATGTCAGCACTGAACTCATAAAAAAAAGTACGGATCTGGATGAATTGTTGGACACGATCTTAAAAGAATATAATGATCGATTTGATGAAATTCCGGGAGTCGATTTAGTCAATGTAGATCAATTGGATGATAAATGCCTTGTTAAAGAAAAGCTCAGATCTTTTGTTATGTTTGCGTCACATGCAATAGTTTTAAAAGAGAATGCAGAAGTATTTCATAATCTCGAGGAGTCCAATAAAAACTTATATAAAGCCAAGATAAAATTGGAGAAGCAAAATAATCTTCTCGAACAAATGAATCAGCAATATTTGAACATGCTGGGATTTGTCTCTCATGAATTAAGAAATCCGTTGATTTCGATTCTCGGTTTCGCCGAGTTATTGGATGAGGAATTGTTGGGAGAACTAAAAACCGAACAAAAGAAAGCCGTGTCAGTCATTATTCGGTCCTCCAGATTATTAATTGAAATGATAAAGAATTATTTGGATTTGGCTAATATTGAACAAGGTGACCTGGTTATTGATAAAAAGAGGTTTGACTTACACAAAGATATTCTTTCGTTTGTGTTGGAAGAAATGACCGAACAGTACAACCGGAAAGAATTGAATGTATGGGTAGAAACAGATCTGGACAGCATTGTGGTTGATTGTGATTCCGGGTTAATGAGAGTCGTTTTTAACAATCTCCTTTCAAATGCTGTTAAATACTCCAACCAGGGAGGGAATGTGGTCGTTGAGATGGTGAGAAAAGAGGACAATTTTGAAATCAGTGTTCTGAATACTGGCCAGGGTGTTAAAAGAAATCAATTGAAGAATTTGTTTAAAAAATTTACCCGCATTGAATCTGAAAACCAGCTTGGAATGAAAAGCTCCGGGCTTGGTTTGTATAACGCAAAACATATTATTAAGAAGCATGGTGGATCCATTTGGGTGGATACCGAGTATGGAAAATATTTCAAGGTATCATTTTCATTGCCGGTATGCTTGGAGGCAATGAACCCAATAATAGCCCGGCAAGCTGTAGGATAA
- a CDS encoding response regulator: MSGYFSKKILVVDDEEEIRSLVRETLMVDDFNVVEAEDGDRALNMIANEAPDLVLLDVRMPGRYDGLEVCRQIKNDSKTRDIPVIFLTAVPIPELKYRETNAQGVFSKPFSPIKLVDKVYQTLGLN; the protein is encoded by the coding sequence ATGAGTGGATATTTCTCAAAAAAAATTTTAGTTGTTGATGATGAAGAGGAAATCAGATCGTTGGTTAGAGAAACACTGATGGTTGATGATTTTAATGTGGTAGAAGCGGAAGACGGAGATCGAGCATTGAACATGATAGCTAATGAAGCTCCCGATCTGGTATTGTTGGATGTTCGAATGCCGGGACGATACGATGGATTGGAAGTCTGCCGGCAGATTAAAAATGATTCTAAAACTCGCGATATACCGGTAATTTTTCTCACAGCTGTTCCGATTCCTGAATTAAAATACCGGGAAACTAATGCCCAGGGTGTTTTTAGTAAACCGTTTAGTCCGATCAAATTGGTTGATAAAGTATATCAAACACTTGGTTTAAATTGA
- a CDS encoding PAS domain S-box protein: MKDTKFNLSRQELFERLILSQKQILVYSKDFAQIYRKERERRIHLEETHNKLKAIVNSISDAMVATDNNLVITEFNKAFENIIEKTPENIQGSSIVRLLPIQDLTPKINQFKTEDSTVLTLEFSINSLGESVYLATVTKTVSQQTERSGFVFVLRDITENKRLEKLRTSLFTFASNEIKTPLNGLIGVLNYLYSDLKTKLNEDESAHFRFLIESGENLEKIMEDLMRLSPLASENDSEVSPVELNETIKSAIANIDSESYRLKVQIQFEKSDNVYILADKILFNKAVENIIKNLVFCSHQNSVLKINLVQNQSEMEIQCKNSTVNEEKARNFKKELKTQNDHEINKQGINLALAKDIVEWNGGKFQIRGKKSLVLVIKFSNWNSELKALMKD, from the coding sequence TTGAAAGATACCAAGTTTAATTTATCACGTCAGGAATTGTTTGAAAGATTGATCCTTTCGCAAAAACAAATTTTGGTTTACAGCAAAGACTTTGCACAAATCTACCGTAAAGAGCGGGAACGCCGTATCCATTTGGAAGAAACCCACAACAAACTAAAAGCTATTGTAAACAGCATCTCAGATGCGATGGTGGCAACAGATAACAATTTGGTCATTACAGAATTTAATAAGGCATTTGAAAATATAATTGAAAAAACACCGGAAAACATTCAAGGATCGTCGATTGTTAGGTTGCTGCCAATTCAAGATCTTACCCCCAAAATCAATCAGTTTAAGACTGAAGATTCCACGGTATTAACTCTCGAATTTTCAATAAATTCCCTTGGCGAATCAGTCTACCTGGCTACTGTAACCAAAACCGTCAGCCAACAAACAGAAAGGAGTGGCTTTGTTTTTGTTCTCCGGGATATTACGGAAAACAAGCGCCTGGAAAAGCTTAGAACTAGCTTATTCACTTTTGCTTCCAATGAAATTAAAACTCCCTTAAATGGTTTGATTGGGGTTTTAAATTATTTGTACAGTGATTTGAAAACAAAATTAAACGAAGATGAAAGTGCACACTTTCGGTTTTTAATAGAATCCGGAGAGAATTTGGAAAAAATAATGGAAGACCTGATGAGGCTTTCTCCGTTAGCTTCGGAAAATGACTCAGAGGTTTCTCCGGTTGAATTGAACGAAACAATAAAAAGTGCCATTGCCAACATCGATTCGGAATCATATAGGCTAAAAGTACAAATTCAATTTGAAAAATCCGACAACGTCTATATTTTAGCGGACAAAATATTATTTAATAAAGCAGTAGAAAACATTATAAAAAATTTGGTTTTCTGTTCTCATCAAAATTCTGTATTGAAGATTAATTTGGTACAAAACCAAAGTGAAATGGAAATTCAATGTAAGAATTCAACAGTAAATGAAGAAAAAGCCAGGAATTTTAAGAAAGAGTTGAAAACACAAAATGATCACGAAATAAATAAGCAAGGGATTAACCTGGCGCTGGCAAAAGATATTGTGGAATGGAATGGTGGGAAATTTCAGATACGGGGAAAGAAATCTTTGGTTTTGGTCATCAAATTTTCTAATTGGAATTCGGAATTAAAGGCTTTAATGAAGGATTAA
- a CDS encoding PilN domain-containing protein encodes MIGFLKRILGKQKNLSFGLDWGTHSVKLIGLRMLESKYELTHILFFELPVFSSAKNLTKMIQHRLKKINFYGAKITVGLPSDGVKMHPTNKSILRKILNYARKKKQLEDNLDNQKYNLDVTEEFVKSEWSPRKALKGFPKRLEIDNLTIPLLQNTSKEEYYLFLNIGYKKSQLIFSLGQNILEIKTLKFSFKSIIPKNINQQTRKRIFDALKSDQISYENKNWIYKEDAFIVGFGNILIDIQGNLKELENELKELLLILKNQYNVQIFQIKILGGGGLYNWLKEYISQNMNLQIQNVNPFTQLSMGKAKNNFDHLHDIKPIFSQAIALAMAGAQSKQRKRLNLIRSIPENTSTDKSVMRGVRLIGLSTAFTLLFIFVLTTYNYNQKLHEFSRLSVQKKEIESNLSSFRKLNNYNLLLTNKQKKEIPRTTFRKLSSILTLVSEQIPRGIWVTDIKIVTKENSKRKSKRKKEPVSIVIEGKSVSGNYVTEFFNKLSATGYFSQLLLKKIDEDHNTSDLISYKLIANIRESNVKVSTKS; translated from the coding sequence ATGATAGGGTTTTTAAAAAGAATATTGGGAAAGCAAAAGAATCTTAGTTTCGGATTAGATTGGGGGACGCATTCCGTTAAACTTATCGGGCTAAGGATGTTGGAGTCAAAATATGAACTTACTCATATACTATTTTTTGAGCTCCCGGTTTTTTCTTCTGCAAAAAACTTAACAAAAATGATTCAACATAGGTTGAAAAAAATTAATTTTTATGGTGCTAAGATTACTGTTGGTTTACCATCTGATGGGGTTAAGATGCATCCAACGAATAAATCAATATTGAGGAAAATTCTAAATTATGCTCGCAAAAAAAAACAGCTTGAAGATAATTTGGACAATCAAAAATATAATCTTGATGTTACGGAAGAGTTTGTAAAAAGTGAATGGAGCCCAAGAAAAGCATTAAAAGGTTTTCCGAAAAGACTGGAAATAGATAACCTGACAATTCCACTACTGCAGAATACTTCAAAAGAGGAATATTATTTATTTTTAAATATTGGTTATAAAAAGAGCCAGTTAATTTTTTCACTCGGTCAAAACATACTCGAAATTAAGACACTCAAATTCTCATTCAAATCAATTATTCCAAAAAATATAAATCAACAAACCCGGAAAAGAATATTTGATGCTTTAAAATCCGATCAAATTTCTTATGAGAATAAGAATTGGATTTATAAAGAGGATGCCTTTATCGTCGGGTTTGGGAATATTTTGATTGATATTCAAGGAAACTTAAAAGAACTGGAAAATGAGCTAAAAGAATTATTATTGATTCTAAAAAATCAATACAATGTTCAAATCTTCCAAATTAAAATATTAGGCGGTGGCGGGCTTTACAACTGGTTGAAAGAATATATTTCGCAGAATATGAACCTACAAATTCAAAACGTGAATCCCTTTACACAACTCTCAATGGGTAAGGCAAAAAATAATTTTGATCATCTGCATGATATTAAGCCAATTTTTTCTCAAGCAATAGCTTTAGCCATGGCTGGCGCTCAATCAAAGCAAAGGAAGAGATTAAATCTGATCAGAAGTATTCCTGAAAACACTTCGACCGATAAATCGGTTATGAGAGGAGTGCGTTTAATTGGGTTATCGACGGCTTTTACGCTACTTTTTATTTTTGTATTAACGACTTATAATTATAATCAAAAACTTCACGAGTTTTCGCGTTTAAGTGTACAAAAGAAAGAAATTGAAAGTAATCTATCGAGTTTTAGAAAATTAAATAATTATAATTTATTATTGACTAATAAGCAAAAAAAGGAAATTCCTCGAACAACATTTAGAAAATTATCATCAATTTTGACTTTGGTGAGTGAACAAATTCCCCGGGGGATATGGGTTACTGACATAAAAATAGTTACAAAAGAAAACTCAAAGAGAAAATCAAAAAGAAAAAAAGAACCAGTATCCATCGTCATAGAAGGCAAAAGCGTGTCCGGAAATTACGTCACTGAATTTTTTAATAAGTTGTCAGCAACTGGGTATTTTTCACAATTGTTATTAAAAAAAATTGATGAAGATCATAATACTAGCGATCTCATATCTTATAAACTGATTGCTAACATTCGAGAAAGTAATGTCAAAGTTTCGACTAAAAGTTAA